Proteins from one Gimesia maris genomic window:
- a CDS encoding hybrid sensor histidine kinase/response regulator, with protein sequence MDQHGTDWYAAALQNLTDTLIVASLQKQVMLLNSAAEQLTGWKQSDAQGKAVSEILEFSCKSQTLDHSLLLEPVFQSGLSVNIPDRTFLKESHAAEHLVTGRILPVREENGNIIGALYQLHTKSVEQSSHPKLGISEHVLHTFIENAPIAIALFDQQLRYLATSQRWLQDYGLDGEILLGRSHYEVFPEIPEHWKTAHQRALAGSVLRNEECFIRADGSLQWLRWVIQPWHESPGTIGGIVMLTEDITERKLLEEENRKLLEQFAASQKMESVGRLAGGVAHDFNNMLNVILGHVGLGLLDIDAKHPLYDHLVEIRSAAERSAELTEQLLAFASRQVIEPRLLDLNETIEDMIKMLRRLIGEGIEFVWLPGASLGLVKMDPSQIDQILANLCVNASDAISGIGKITLETRNIEFDEAFCREHPGYLPGKYVQLAVSDSGSGIDQETLKNIFEPFFTTKRAGKGTGLGLATIYGIVKQNKGLIQVSSEVGSGSRFEISLPRQAAGEKTKVIKETFETPPGQNEVILLIDDEAMLARTTRDILASLGYQVLTATNPREAIQAAQDFQGTIDLLISDVVMPEMNGKDLFNTLKSIRPELKVLYISGYTVNIIADHGVLKDGIIFLQKPFSRHQLAVKVRQVIEQNKSSDSA encoded by the coding sequence ATGGACCAACATGGTACAGACTGGTATGCAGCGGCATTGCAGAACCTGACTGACACATTAATTGTAGCCAGTCTTCAAAAGCAGGTCATGCTCTTGAACTCCGCCGCCGAACAGCTGACAGGCTGGAAACAGAGTGACGCACAGGGCAAAGCTGTTTCTGAGATCCTGGAGTTTTCCTGTAAGTCTCAGACGCTTGATCACAGCCTTCTGCTGGAACCGGTCTTCCAGTCTGGCCTGTCAGTGAATATCCCGGACAGGACTTTTCTGAAAGAAAGCCATGCTGCAGAGCATTTAGTTACGGGACGGATCTTACCGGTAAGGGAGGAAAACGGGAACATCATCGGAGCCCTGTATCAGCTGCATACAAAATCTGTTGAGCAGAGTTCTCATCCCAAACTCGGGATCAGTGAGCATGTGTTACACACCTTCATTGAAAACGCTCCCATCGCGATCGCCTTATTCGATCAGCAACTCCGTTATCTGGCGACGAGCCAGCGCTGGTTGCAGGATTACGGTCTGGACGGTGAGATCCTGCTCGGTCGTTCGCATTATGAAGTCTTCCCTGAAATCCCGGAGCACTGGAAAACCGCGCATCAGCGGGCATTGGCTGGTTCTGTTTTACGTAACGAAGAATGTTTCATTCGCGCGGATGGTTCACTGCAGTGGCTGCGCTGGGTGATCCAGCCCTGGCATGAATCGCCGGGTACCATTGGCGGCATCGTGATGCTGACTGAAGATATCACTGAGCGAAAATTACTGGAAGAAGAAAACCGGAAACTGCTGGAACAGTTCGCTGCATCTCAGAAAATGGAATCGGTTGGCAGACTGGCCGGTGGTGTGGCCCATGATTTCAATAATATGCTGAATGTCATTTTAGGCCATGTCGGCCTGGGGCTGCTGGACATTGATGCGAAACATCCCCTGTACGACCATCTCGTGGAAATTCGCAGTGCCGCCGAACGTTCTGCGGAACTGACGGAACAATTACTGGCCTTTGCCAGTCGCCAGGTGATTGAGCCCAGACTGCTTGATCTGAATGAGACGATCGAAGACATGATCAAGATGTTGCGCCGGCTGATTGGTGAGGGAATCGAATTTGTCTGGTTGCCGGGTGCTTCCCTGGGACTGGTCAAAATGGATCCCTCGCAAATCGATCAGATCCTGGCCAACCTGTGCGTGAATGCCAGTGACGCAATCTCCGGCATCGGGAAAATCACGCTGGAGACACGTAACATTGAATTTGATGAAGCGTTCTGCCGGGAGCATCCGGGTTATCTTCCCGGCAAGTATGTGCAACTGGCGGTCAGCGATAGTGGTAGTGGCATCGACCAGGAGACCTTGAAGAATATTTTCGAACCTTTTTTTACTACCAAAAGAGCGGGAAAAGGAACTGGCCTGGGACTGGCAACCATTTATGGGATTGTGAAACAGAACAAAGGTTTGATTCAGGTCAGCAGTGAAGTCGGAAGTGGTTCGCGATTTGAAATCTCTCTGCCTCGGCAGGCCGCGGGGGAGAAAACAAAAGTCATTAAGGAAACATTTGAAACACCTCCGGGCCAAAACGAAGTCATCCTGCTGATCGATGATGAAGCGATGCTGGCGCGCACCACTCGAGATATTCTGGCATCGCTGGGTTACCAGGTTTTGACGGCGACCAACCCTCGCGAAGCGATACAGGCTGCACAGGATTTTCAGGGAACGATTGATCTGTTGATCTCAGATGTGGTCATGCCGGAAATGAACGGGAAAGATTTGTTTAACACTCTGAAGAGCATTCGTCCCGAACTGAAAGTCTTATACATCTCCGGCTATACGGTGAATATCATCGCCGATCATGGTGTACTCAAAGACGGGATCATCTTTCTGCAAAAGCCATTCAGCCGTCATCAGCTGGCCGTCAAAGTGCGACAGGTAATTGAACAGAATAAATCCAGCGACTCCGCCTGA
- a CDS encoding antibiotic biosynthesis monooxygenase family protein, with translation MITVGMNYHVIAGKQESFEEKFASVLAALNEAEGHDNSHLWKDVADDASYMITSEWSDEQAFKDFIQSDAFRAVTNWGKEEILSDRPRHKIYKH, from the coding sequence ATGATCACCGTTGGCATGAATTATCACGTTATCGCAGGGAAACAGGAATCATTTGAAGAAAAATTCGCCAGCGTGCTTGCTGCTTTGAATGAAGCGGAAGGGCACGACAATTCTCACCTGTGGAAAGATGTTGCCGACGATGCCTCGTACATGATCACCAGCGAATGGTCGGACGAGCAGGCCTTCAAAGACTTCATCCAGAGTGATGCCTTCCGCGCTGTCACCAACTGGGGCAAAGAAGAAATCCTCTCCGATCGTCCACGGCACAAGATTTACAAGCACTAA
- a CDS encoding M56 family metallopeptidase: MNAFDFWKPGDLLLLGSVNVLLQVTFVTALFLVLAAFLRRNPTVRYGLLCTALILIMLSPVITLVIQSSGNSLLTFSLETEDAASRPSSEVRYVPVEVDALPLMSSAGNRERQHFARSALPDPTEPGMLKRKLHSGSVLELSRGPKQYTLVASEVPTTETGAVQTFRLTLQIFLFVWIAGTVIALIRQLTGWYQLTIILRTAKANRHSSLAESFAEAGRLFPQKRLPELVLSVHVSGPVSAGLFRPRVIFPEQLASQIAPEALRDIFIHEIAHSVRRDQVILLIQNLVSALFWLHPLVKILNRQLAQAREEVCDNYVLEETDAKSYSQNLLTFASLIQNERLLPGAIGLFTSRWKLEHRIAGLLDRKRSRLTRLTRKKLLCLLALSFCMTVGIAAGTFTSAVAQTEDSKKAEPVEKGITVRGTITTHEGKPAAGAHVEVIGLKPVDETKPDRKMLAEGVADQSGHYELTLTMDEPKSYSQMRLHVRTEHSGLFSRAKKWQGDLMTVDLKLPVPLNGIIQFVDAEGRSAKNLSLETQLLNFKISATPSAAIQPLQTADKPVKRPQKIMNVGPDSMLHFSPCKTDDQGKLLLNMFDLRRGVTLKITGSEQFAPQWVIINSGQPEERSKHDGTYRDIIRNIKPGETLTIPLAPAQWFSGRVLLGDTGKPAANTRIKIWASQQEKHGSMVSIEGKTDAAGNFRLNPRPGVRFGIIAYPPQGTPYLTREVKDLRWTPETSKKIEIKLDKVVLAEGFVRDAKTGQPLEGAAVQYYPESGNNKRDREDIIAGWQSIQKTDKAGKFQIPVLPGPGTLLVHAADRKYILQEQGTRELHERKPGGARIYAHAFQRIHPVTGKALEPLQIDLQPGATVAGTLIDPSGKPVPHALVLSRLKVSSTSPDWWRGDSDKAKNGTFELKGLREGEEYPVYFLDPEHRLGAAALISTKNLAPRIVLKPCGAATARYVDQKGKPIADEMLGGLRLVVTPGKPQYDLQAVRRGEKLADEAFVANIDRLNYQSPTTSTTNAQGKLFFPALIPGAPYRHVEIVDGHPEITHEFILQPGEQKDLGEIEIQLNE, encoded by the coding sequence ATGAACGCGTTTGATTTCTGGAAACCCGGTGATCTGCTCCTGCTGGGGAGCGTGAATGTACTGCTGCAGGTCACGTTTGTGACGGCCCTGTTTCTGGTACTGGCTGCCTTTCTGCGCCGCAACCCGACTGTTCGCTACGGTCTGTTGTGTACGGCACTCATCCTGATCATGCTGAGTCCGGTGATCACACTGGTCATACAGTCTTCCGGAAACAGCCTGTTGACCTTTTCGCTCGAAACAGAGGATGCAGCGAGCCGCCCGAGCTCCGAAGTCAGATATGTTCCTGTCGAAGTCGATGCACTGCCTTTGATGTCCTCCGCCGGGAATCGAGAACGACAACACTTTGCCCGGTCTGCATTGCCTGATCCGACAGAACCGGGGATGCTCAAACGGAAACTGCATTCCGGCTCGGTGCTGGAATTATCAAGGGGACCGAAACAATATACACTCGTCGCGAGTGAGGTTCCCACAACAGAAACAGGGGCGGTTCAGACATTCCGCCTTACATTGCAAATCTTTCTGTTTGTCTGGATTGCGGGTACTGTGATCGCGCTGATCAGACAGCTCACGGGCTGGTACCAACTCACCATCATTTTACGTACTGCGAAAGCCAACCGTCATTCTTCTCTGGCAGAGTCCTTTGCAGAAGCGGGGCGACTGTTTCCACAAAAAAGACTGCCGGAACTGGTTTTATCAGTGCATGTCTCAGGGCCTGTTTCCGCCGGTCTGTTCAGGCCGCGCGTCATTTTCCCGGAACAGCTTGCGAGCCAGATTGCTCCCGAGGCATTGCGGGATATTTTCATTCACGAAATCGCGCACAGTGTCCGCCGCGATCAGGTGATTCTGCTGATTCAAAACCTGGTGTCAGCACTGTTCTGGTTGCATCCGCTTGTAAAAATCTTGAACCGACAACTGGCACAGGCACGGGAAGAAGTCTGCGATAATTACGTGCTGGAGGAAACGGACGCAAAATCGTACAGTCAGAACTTGTTGACATTTGCCAGCCTGATTCAGAACGAACGGCTGTTACCAGGTGCGATTGGTCTGTTTACCTCGCGCTGGAAGCTTGAACATCGAATCGCGGGTCTGCTGGACCGGAAGCGAAGTCGTTTAACCAGGCTCACGAGAAAGAAGCTGCTGTGTCTGCTCGCGCTCTCATTCTGTATGACTGTCGGTATCGCGGCGGGAACCTTCACGTCGGCAGTTGCACAAACCGAGGATTCTAAAAAGGCCGAACCTGTAGAGAAAGGCATTACGGTGCGTGGCACGATCACCACCCACGAAGGCAAACCGGCGGCAGGGGCACACGTCGAAGTCATCGGGTTGAAACCTGTGGATGAGACAAAACCCGATCGAAAAATGCTGGCAGAAGGAGTGGCAGACCAGTCAGGTCACTACGAACTGACGCTGACAATGGATGAGCCGAAATCGTACAGTCAGATGAGACTCCACGTCAGGACCGAGCACTCCGGATTGTTCTCGCGGGCCAAAAAATGGCAAGGTGATCTCATGACGGTCGATTTGAAACTTCCAGTACCATTAAACGGCATCATCCAGTTCGTCGATGCGGAAGGACGGTCTGCGAAAAATTTATCGCTGGAAACGCAACTGCTCAACTTTAAAATCTCGGCGACTCCCAGCGCCGCCATTCAACCGTTACAGACTGCAGATAAGCCAGTCAAACGCCCTCAGAAAATAATGAACGTGGGTCCTGATTCCATGCTGCACTTCAGTCCCTGCAAAACTGATGACCAGGGCAAACTGTTGCTGAACATGTTTGATCTGCGAAGAGGCGTCACCCTGAAAATTACCGGCTCGGAACAATTCGCACCGCAATGGGTGATCATCAATTCGGGTCAACCGGAAGAACGCAGCAAACACGACGGAACGTATCGTGACATTATCCGAAATATCAAGCCGGGAGAGACGTTGACGATTCCTCTCGCACCGGCACAATGGTTTTCAGGTCGTGTTCTGCTGGGTGATACAGGGAAGCCGGCAGCTAACACGCGAATCAAAATTTGGGCCAGCCAGCAGGAAAAGCATGGGTCGATGGTTTCGATTGAAGGCAAGACCGACGCTGCGGGAAATTTTCGTTTGAACCCCCGACCAGGGGTCCGGTTCGGAATCATCGCCTATCCGCCACAAGGCACTCCCTATCTTACACGGGAAGTGAAAGACCTGCGCTGGACTCCTGAAACTTCGAAAAAGATTGAGATTAAACTCGACAAGGTCGTGCTGGCAGAAGGCTTTGTCCGCGATGCAAAGACCGGCCAGCCGTTAGAGGGGGCAGCGGTCCAGTACTACCCGGAGAGCGGCAATAACAAGCGGGATCGGGAAGACATCATTGCCGGCTGGCAAAGCATTCAGAAAACGGACAAAGCAGGCAAGTTTCAGATTCCCGTTTTGCCGGGGCCGGGAACCCTGCTCGTACATGCTGCTGATCGAAAGTATATTCTGCAGGAACAGGGGACGAGAGAATTACACGAGAGAAAGCCAGGGGGCGCGCGGATTTATGCACACGCCTTTCAGCGGATCCATCCCGTGACGGGAAAAGCCTTAGAGCCCTTGCAGATTGATTTGCAACCCGGAGCTACGGTCGCTGGTACACTGATCGATCCATCCGGTAAACCCGTGCCGCATGCGCTGGTACTTTCGCGTCTGAAGGTCTCATCCACTTCGCCCGACTGGTGGCGCGGTGATTCGGACAAAGCGAAGAACGGGACATTCGAATTGAAGGGGCTACGCGAGGGCGAAGAATACCCGGTCTATTTTCTCGACCCAGAGCATCGGCTGGGCGCTGCAGCGCTCATCAGTACGAAGAATCTGGCTCCTCGGATTGTGCTGAAACCGTGTGGCGCTGCCACCGCAAGATACGTGGATCAAAAAGGAAAACCGATTGCTGATGAGATGCTGGGGGGATTGCGACTGGTCGTCACGCCGGGCAAACCTCAATATGATCTGCAGGCGGTTCGACGGGGAGAAAAACTGGCTGACGAAGCGTTCGTCGCTAATATTGACCGCTTGAATTATCAATCACCGACCACATCCACCACCAATGCGCAGGGAAAACTGTTTTTTCCTGCGCTGATTCCTGGTGCCCCTTACCGACACGTGGAGATTGTCGACGGGCATCCTGAAATCACGCACGAGTTTATACTGCAACCTGGTGAGCAGAAAGACCTGGGTGAGATCGAAATCCAACTCAATGAGTGA
- a CDS encoding BlaI/MecI/CopY family transcriptional regulator: protein MAKADTTPLTEIQREMMEIVWQREEVTVSEVREALSTHRPLARNTVQTMLVRLEEKGWLKHREQGRTFVYSANRPRTLSLGAKVSQMVDRLFAGSPEEMVTALLEYRGLSADEAERIRAMIEAAETEPKQKPKRQR from the coding sequence ATGGCGAAAGCAGATACCACGCCGCTGACGGAAATTCAGCGCGAGATGATGGAAATCGTGTGGCAACGCGAAGAAGTGACGGTGAGCGAAGTGCGGGAAGCATTGTCGACCCATCGTCCCCTGGCCCGCAACACGGTGCAGACAATGCTCGTGCGGTTGGAGGAAAAGGGCTGGCTTAAACACCGCGAACAGGGTCGGACGTTCGTCTATTCAGCGAATCGCCCCCGTACGCTCTCGCTGGGCGCCAAAGTTTCTCAGATGGTGGATCGTCTGTTTGCCGGTTCTCCCGAAGAAATGGTGACCGCGCTATTGGAATACCGGGGCCTGTCTGCCGACGAAGCCGAACGCATCCGTGCGATGATTGAAGCTGCGGAAACAGAGCCAAAGCAAAAACCCAAACGACAGAGGTAA
- a CDS encoding MBL fold metallo-hydrolase has translation MKTELLHANFGWLHAPPFPPACCHCLIIRSEAGLMLVDTGIGMQDIASPEERVGTEAMQAAGFQFIESVTALAQIQELGYTAADVTDIILTHGDPDHVGGLADFPDARVHLSAEEKLQLETDDPRYRSAQFSHRPQWVTYDINDADWFGMPSRCVDTAVNIDVRLIPLFGHTGGHCGVAVETEGDWFLHVGDAYYLRGELTDPRHPIGELAAFRATDNAERLTSLARLKTCIDAHGDAFAYCGYHDTSELPASVPAFEEIC, from the coding sequence ATGAAAACCGAACTGCTGCATGCGAATTTTGGCTGGTTACACGCACCTCCGTTTCCGCCGGCCTGCTGTCACTGTCTGATCATACGCAGCGAAGCCGGGCTGATGCTGGTTGACACGGGGATCGGCATGCAGGATATCGCGTCGCCGGAAGAGCGGGTCGGTACAGAAGCGATGCAGGCCGCCGGCTTTCAGTTTATTGAATCGGTAACCGCGCTCGCACAGATTCAGGAGCTGGGTTATACCGCCGCGGATGTGACCGACATCATTCTCACGCACGGCGATCCCGATCATGTGGGAGGTCTCGCTGATTTTCCGGACGCGCGCGTGCATCTGTCTGCAGAAGAGAAACTGCAGCTGGAAACCGACGATCCCCGCTATCGCAGCGCGCAGTTTTCGCATCGCCCGCAATGGGTGACTTACGACATCAACGACGCCGACTGGTTCGGAATGCCGTCCCGCTGCGTCGATACTGCCGTGAACATCGATGTGCGGCTGATTCCCCTGTTCGGTCATACCGGCGGCCACTGCGGCGTGGCGGTAGAGACGGAGGGGGACTGGTTCCTGCATGTGGGGGACGCCTATTATCTGCGGGGAGAACTGACTGACCCGCGGCATCCGATTGGCGAGCTGGCTGCGTTTCGCGCGACCGATAATGCAGAACGACTCACATCACTGGCGCGGCTCAAAACGTGCATCGACGCGCACGGCGATGCTTTCGCATACTGCGGCTATCACGATACGAGTGAGCTGCCCGCTTCCGTGCCTGCGTTCGAAGAGATTTGCTGA
- a CDS encoding TaqI-like C-terminal specificity domain-containing protein: MATDELAVLSLTIADAADSLGVSTASVRNWIKAGYLVSTERGSITRDSFHEFIEHVAGQEKLVARANKSQKDSHDHGALSLRYRQILSEKEFDGDQIGDQYQASLSNTYRNQEGIYYTQDWIIERFFAHLPEDREGLTFCDPCCGSGNFILAALEQGFTAENIFGFDIDPVAVAITRRRLFERTGFDSPNIQCADFLETSLQAGQPPFDVIFTNPPWGKKLNKAQKQSYAVPFAAGNSRDTCSLFFHAALSRLQPTGYLGFLLPDAFFNVAAFTDVRDRALALDIKALMDFGKPFPGLVTKAKGIVLQNQANRNEPICCEGLTETTVRTPSSFQQNPKSILNFSCAPEEAATIAHLYALDHLKLSNHARFGLGIVTGNNKKYCVASPQAGYLPVYKGADLQPGSLREPSTYLPADFSLYHQVAPRELYQAPEKLIYRFISSRLVFHYDTAQSYFLNSVNMLVTEPEFPITGQQLCQILNSRVMNWLFQSIFETHKVLRADLGALPIHTRYFERYDEFDEARYLNFLGIEEIESGGYCIKKSGESA, translated from the coding sequence GTGGCTACGGATGAACTTGCTGTACTTTCGCTGACGATTGCAGACGCCGCGGATTCGCTGGGTGTTTCGACAGCATCGGTGCGAAACTGGATCAAGGCTGGTTATCTGGTCTCGACCGAGCGAGGGAGTATCACGCGCGATTCATTCCATGAGTTCATTGAACATGTCGCCGGCCAGGAGAAGCTGGTTGCCCGTGCCAATAAATCACAGAAGGACAGCCACGACCACGGTGCGCTTTCCCTCCGGTATCGACAGATTTTGTCAGAGAAGGAATTTGACGGCGATCAGATCGGCGATCAGTATCAGGCATCCCTGTCGAACACGTATCGCAATCAGGAAGGCATTTATTATACACAGGACTGGATTATCGAACGTTTCTTCGCGCATCTGCCTGAAGACCGGGAGGGGTTGACGTTTTGTGATCCCTGTTGCGGTTCCGGCAACTTTATTCTCGCAGCGCTCGAACAGGGTTTTACAGCGGAAAATATTTTTGGTTTTGACATCGATCCGGTGGCGGTTGCGATCACCAGGCGTCGTCTGTTTGAACGGACCGGCTTTGATTCACCAAATATTCAGTGTGCTGATTTTCTGGAAACCAGTCTGCAGGCCGGACAACCTCCGTTTGATGTCATTTTCACGAATCCTCCCTGGGGCAAGAAGCTGAATAAAGCGCAGAAGCAGTCGTATGCCGTTCCATTCGCTGCGGGAAACAGTCGCGATACCTGTTCGCTGTTTTTTCATGCGGCGCTGTCGCGGTTACAGCCGACAGGTTATCTGGGTTTCCTGCTGCCCGATGCGTTCTTTAATGTCGCTGCGTTTACCGATGTGCGTGATCGGGCATTGGCGCTGGATATCAAAGCGCTGATGGATTTTGGCAAACCGTTTCCCGGTCTGGTGACCAAGGCGAAAGGGATTGTCCTGCAGAACCAGGCGAACCGGAATGAACCGATCTGCTGCGAAGGTTTGACGGAAACCACAGTCCGTACGCCGAGTTCGTTTCAACAGAATCCGAAATCGATTCTGAATTTCTCCTGTGCACCGGAAGAAGCAGCGACGATCGCGCATCTGTATGCACTGGATCATCTGAAACTGTCTAATCACGCGCGGTTTGGACTGGGAATCGTCACCGGGAATAATAAAAAGTACTGTGTCGCGTCACCTCAAGCCGGTTATCTGCCCGTGTATAAAGGCGCCGATCTGCAGCCGGGGTCTCTGCGGGAACCCTCCACGTATCTTCCTGCGGACTTCTCACTCTATCATCAGGTGGCGCCCCGGGAACTGTATCAGGCACCGGAAAAACTGATCTATCGCTTTATCTCGTCGCGTCTGGTTTTTCATTATGACACAGCGCAGTCTTATTTTCTGAACAGTGTGAATATGCTGGTAACGGAACCGGAATTTCCGATCACCGGCCAGCAACTATGCCAGATCTTGAACAGCCGCGTGATGAACTGGCTGTTTCAATCCATCTTCGAGACGCATAAAGTTCTTCGCGCCGATCTGGGTGCGTTACCGATTCACACGCGGTATTTTGAACGGTATGATGAGTTTGACGAAGCCCGTTATTTGAATTTTCTGGGCATTGAAGAGATCGAGTCTGGCGGGTACTGCATCAAAAAGAGTGGAGAGTCAGCGTGA
- a CDS encoding right-handed parallel beta-helix repeat-containing protein, whose protein sequence is MKYFLAVLTCVLAVSLTSSVNADLNLYVKANATDGNGSKTKPFSSILDARDQIRKARQNGKLKPEDKVTVHIEPGVYSLRMSLMFDKNDSGTKENPVVYRATKPGSVRIQGGQTLDAGAFQPVTDTAILKRLPEEVRNKVLVCDLSTVVKEPFAEFKASYRGVPVGPWLYVNHRPMTLARWPNADAADEGWASFTKVIDKGLPDPKAKDPAKQKSHPGAFVFDDLRPARWKLDEGVWLLGYWTHDWSDEVIRIADYDPQQKIIRLAAPHSYGIMGGTWGAKARRFFALNVLEELDAPGEWYLDRVNKQLYLYPQGKLDYAEIVLATLTQPLMQVRGTKHIRFENLNFEYGHSEGVSLKNAEGVELAGCVVANLASGGISVSGTQNTIRSCDLYHLGTRGITLNGGDRKQLKRAGNRAINNHIHDYGLFQRTYAPGIYAGGCGQIVQNNCIHDAPHNAILYGGNENLFERNEIYRVVMETGDSGAFYTGRDWTTQGNILRHNLIHNLGGGDAEHVNTMGVYLDDCDSGDTIEGNVFYRTGRAIMIGGGRDNPILNNLVIDCPIGLHVDSRGMTWKQWNDPKSSGWNLEEKAEAMNYKQPPWSTEYPRLAKIMADSPREPLYNPIRRNVFVDCSKEVCHMDGNVKKLLDKFEIEHNLAVNTTGAKNGIAMTKDLKGFTNLSGSQSKPIPLGMSVDISGQLKLQQDPSLLKAKASFEAIPFDKIGLYRDEYRKELPKRDPHSY, encoded by the coding sequence ATGAAATACTTTCTTGCTGTTTTGACCTGTGTTCTTGCTGTCAGTCTTACAAGTTCCGTGAACGCAGATTTGAATCTGTATGTCAAAGCCAATGCGACTGATGGGAATGGAAGCAAAACGAAACCCTTTTCGTCGATTCTGGACGCGCGGGATCAGATTCGCAAAGCGCGGCAAAACGGGAAGTTAAAACCGGAAGACAAGGTGACGGTGCATATTGAGCCGGGCGTGTATTCTTTGCGCATGTCGCTGATGTTTGATAAAAATGATAGCGGCACGAAAGAGAATCCCGTGGTTTATCGGGCGACGAAACCGGGGAGCGTGCGAATTCAGGGAGGTCAAACTCTGGATGCCGGCGCATTTCAGCCTGTCACGGATACGGCAATCCTGAAACGGCTGCCTGAAGAAGTCCGCAACAAAGTCCTGGTCTGTGATCTGTCGACGGTGGTCAAGGAACCTTTTGCCGAGTTCAAAGCCTCTTATCGGGGCGTGCCTGTCGGGCCGTGGCTGTATGTGAATCATCGACCGATGACACTCGCCCGCTGGCCGAACGCAGATGCTGCAGATGAGGGCTGGGCTTCGTTTACGAAAGTCATCGATAAAGGGCTGCCCGACCCCAAAGCGAAAGATCCGGCGAAGCAGAAATCGCATCCCGGTGCGTTTGTGTTTGATGATCTGCGCCCTGCCCGCTGGAAGCTGGATGAGGGTGTGTGGCTACTGGGGTACTGGACGCACGACTGGAGTGACGAAGTCATTCGCATCGCCGACTACGATCCGCAGCAGAAAATCATCAGGCTGGCGGCGCCACACAGTTACGGCATCATGGGGGGCACCTGGGGTGCAAAAGCACGCCGGTTCTTCGCGCTGAACGTGCTGGAAGAACTCGACGCGCCGGGGGAATGGTATCTGGATCGTGTGAACAAGCAGCTGTATCTGTACCCGCAGGGAAAGCTGGACTACGCTGAGATTGTGCTGGCGACGTTAACACAACCTCTGATGCAGGTGCGGGGCACAAAACACATCCGGTTCGAAAATCTGAATTTTGAATATGGTCATTCGGAAGGGGTCTCGCTGAAAAATGCCGAGGGCGTTGAACTGGCGGGCTGCGTCGTGGCGAACCTGGCGAGCGGCGGCATCTCGGTGTCGGGCACACAGAATACGATTCGCAGTTGTGATCTGTATCACCTGGGAACGCGGGGCATCACACTGAATGGCGGCGATCGGAAACAACTGAAACGGGCCGGGAACCGGGCGATTAATAATCACATTCACGATTATGGTCTGTTTCAGCGGACGTATGCTCCGGGCATCTACGCGGGGGGTTGCGGACAGATTGTGCAGAACAACTGTATTCACGACGCGCCACATAATGCGATTCTGTATGGCGGGAATGAAAATCTGTTTGAGCGTAATGAGATCTACCGCGTGGTGATGGAGACCGGCGATTCGGGTGCGTTCTATACCGGTCGTGACTGGACGACCCAGGGAAACATATTGCGTCACAATCTCATCCACAACCTGGGAGGCGGGGATGCAGAGCATGTGAATACGATGGGCGTCTACCTGGATGACTGCGACAGCGGCGACACGATCGAAGGGAACGTCTTCTATCGTACGGGGCGGGCCATCATGATCGGGGGCGGACGCGATAACCCGATTCTCAATAACCTGGTGATCGACTGCCCGATCGGACTGCACGTCGATTCGCGGGGCATGACCTGGAAGCAGTGGAATGATCCCAAATCGTCAGGCTGGAATCTGGAAGAGAAGGCCGAAGCCATGAACTACAAACAGCCGCCGTGGAGCACAGAGTATCCGCGTCTGGCGAAGATCATGGCCGACTCGCCGCGGGAGCCTTTGTATAACCCGATCCGACGGAACGTGTTTGTAGACTGCAGCAAAGAGGTCTGTCACATGGATGGCAATGTGAAGAAGCTGCTCGACAAATTCGAAATCGAACACAATCTCGCCGTGAATACAACAGGCGCGAAAAACGGCATTGCGATGACGAAAGACCTGAAAGGTTTCACCAATTTGAGTGGTTCTCAAAGCAAACCCATTCCACTGGGCATGTCTGTTGACATTAGTGGACAGCTGAAATTGCAGCAGGACCCAAGTCTGCTGAAAGCAAAGGCGTCGTTTGAAGCGATTCCCTTCGATAAGATTGGCCTGTATCGCGATGAATATCGGAAAGAATTACCGAAGCGAGATCCTCATTCCTATTAA